From a single Nitrospirae bacterium CG2_30_53_67 genomic region:
- a CDS encoding response regulator SirA, giving the protein MPTADKTLDCKGLNCPLPVLQTKKAMDAMNSGQILEMLSTDPGSKNDITAWAKRTGNALVETVEESGVFKFYLKKS; this is encoded by the coding sequence ATGCCGACTGCTGATAAGACACTGGACTGCAAAGGGTTAAATTGTCCTTTACCCGTTCTTCAAACCAAGAAGGCCATGGATGCCATGAACAGCGGCCAAATCCTGGAAATGTTGTCCACAGATCCCGGATCCAAAAACGATATCACCGCCTGGGCCAAAAGAACGGGAAATGCCTTGGTCGAGACGGTTGAGGAAAGCGGCGTTTTCAAATTCTATTTAAAGAAGTCATAA